In a single window of the Blastopirellula retiformator genome:
- a CDS encoding DUF5362 domain-containing protein, which yields MSDNPFASPASDQPSHSAADVDALGSLGILQPLLNIGVWAKVLAISMILLGIGFVMSIVGIVVGWLPIWAGVLLWQHSTQIAEAQRLQDSRMLRESIEKLATSIKLAAIF from the coding sequence ATGTCTGACAATCCGTTCGCTTCGCCTGCTAGTGACCAGCCGTCTCATTCCGCCGCCGACGTTGATGCGCTTGGATCGCTCGGCATCTTGCAACCACTGCTGAACATCGGCGTCTGGGCGAAGGTGCTGGCGATTTCGATGATCCTGTTGGGGATTGGTTTCGTCATGTCGATCGTCGGGATCGTCGTCGGCTGGCTGCCGATCTGGGCCGGCGTGCTGTTGTGGCAACATTCGACGCAAATCGCCGAGGCCCAGCGTCTGCAAGATAGTCGCATGTTGCGCGAATCGATTGAGAAACTGGCGACCTCGATCAAGCTCGCCGCCATCTTTTAA
- the lepB gene encoding signal peptidase I encodes MARKNRTKSAIPDAPQAKPTAATKAAPPKKSAADNFAITREFIESVAIAIVLALLFRAFEAEAFIIPTGSMAPTLFGRHKDVLDEETGYEYHVGASEEMNKQSGQKIDGNDLVSTIDPLYHTVQNIEHLPSYPGDRILVSKFAYEFFSPKRWDVIVFKFPLEPNVNYIKRLIGLPGETVNIWHGDIYITEDPEDEVGKIARKPPRKQLTMLQMVYDSDFPNPDLQQAGFPDRFEPYPLSSAAWQKQDDAEFPYVCQPTGGEIDWLRYRNIFPDSSDWNMAKHGQKVNAEKAREEDSSLITDFNVYNAAWYSGRPGLQSLDYGMHWVGDLAIEADLNIESDSGEVILELVEGQHKFRCTFDVATGATTLSILGDKITFDANDARSLEFKTSVRGPGNYSVRFANCDDELRLWIDESLVTLPSPATFVSPRNVKPFWSEEDPGDLLPVGIGSRGAKLSAKSLRIKRDVYYIADSAQARESRGRDPIFDYHTPTGDRPQTDEQILDTMRDPAIWNTTDLWDMRALAQFTLEEEQYFPLGDNSAASFDGRLWPPGEQHVPSDLLIGKALFVYWPHSTHKPIPYFPNFRRMKFIE; translated from the coding sequence ATGGCCCGTAAGAATCGAACCAAGTCCGCCATTCCCGACGCCCCCCAAGCGAAACCGACGGCGGCGACGAAGGCCGCTCCGCCGAAGAAGTCGGCCGCCGACAACTTTGCGATCACGCGCGAGTTCATCGAGTCGGTGGCGATCGCGATCGTGTTGGCGCTGCTGTTCCGCGCGTTCGAGGCCGAAGCGTTCATCATTCCGACCGGTTCGATGGCCCCGACGCTATTCGGGCGGCACAAGGACGTCCTGGACGAAGAGACGGGGTACGAGTACCACGTCGGCGCCAGCGAAGAAATGAACAAACAGTCGGGGCAGAAGATCGACGGCAACGATCTGGTCAGCACGATCGATCCGCTCTACCACACCGTCCAAAATATCGAACACCTGCCGTCGTATCCGGGCGACCGGATCCTGGTCAGCAAGTTTGCGTACGAGTTCTTCTCGCCCAAGCGGTGGGATGTGATCGTCTTCAAGTTCCCGCTCGAGCCGAACGTCAATTACATCAAGCGGTTGATCGGCCTGCCGGGCGAAACGGTCAACATCTGGCACGGCGATATTTACATCACGGAAGATCCCGAGGATGAAGTCGGCAAGATTGCCCGCAAGCCTCCCCGCAAACAGCTGACGATGCTGCAGATGGTCTACGATTCCGACTTTCCGAATCCCGACCTTCAGCAAGCAGGCTTTCCTGATCGTTTTGAGCCGTACCCGCTAAGCAGTGCGGCCTGGCAAAAGCAGGACGACGCCGAGTTTCCGTACGTCTGCCAGCCGACCGGCGGCGAGATCGATTGGCTCCGCTATCGCAATATCTTCCCCGATTCGTCGGACTGGAACATGGCCAAGCATGGCCAGAAGGTTAACGCGGAAAAAGCGCGAGAAGAAGACAGCAGCCTGATCACCGACTTCAACGTCTACAACGCGGCCTGGTACTCGGGACGCCCCGGTTTGCAGTCGCTCGATTACGGCATGCACTGGGTTGGCGACTTGGCGATAGAAGCCGATTTGAACATCGAGTCCGACTCGGGCGAAGTGATCTTGGAGTTGGTCGAAGGTCAGCACAAGTTCCGCTGTACGTTTGACGTGGCGACCGGAGCGACGACGCTGTCGATTCTGGGAGACAAGATCACCTTTGACGCCAACGACGCCCGGTCGTTGGAATTCAAGACCTCGGTTCGCGGGCCAGGCAATTATTCGGTCCGCTTCGCCAACTGCGACGACGAACTGCGACTCTGGATCGATGAGAGCCTGGTGACGTTGCCGTCGCCGGCAACGTTCGTCTCGCCGCGCAACGTCAAACCGTTTTGGAGCGAAGAAGACCCGGGCGACCTGTTGCCGGTCGGCATCGGCTCGCGCGGCGCCAAGCTGTCGGCCAAGAGCCTACGAATCAAACGCGACGTCTACTACATCGCCGACTCGGCGCAAGCGCGCGAGTCCCGTGGTCGCGATCCGATCTTCGACTATCACACGCCGACCGGCGATCGACCGCAGACCGACGAACAGATTCTGGATACGATGCGTGATCCGGCGATCTGGAATACGACCGACCTGTGGGACATGCGGGCCCTGGCGCAGTTTACGCTCGAAGAAGAACAGTATTTCCCCCTGGGAGATAATAGTGCGGCGAGCTTTGACGGGCGACTTTGGCCGCCCGGCGAACAGCATGTGCCGAGCGACTTGTTGATCGGCAAGGCGCTGTTCGTCTACTGGCCCCATTCGACGCACAAACCGATTCCTTACTTTCCCAATTTCCGTCGGATGAAGTTCATCGAGTAA
- a CDS encoding PAS domain-containing sensor histidine kinase, with product MDSPTSEQVIAQFQERLHQAESRCAEQDREIQELRQQVTLLRGVADSLPCFLFQTKNKVDGSELEMTYIGQGIQRFGYSPEQVYGRPELMVEMIHPDDRERYHAMADACLKDPSLPFAIDMRLVSPDQQVSWARIRSNARQLSDDYLSYSGICIDITEEKEIEARLAESQQQVKLALTTPDMGIYFWNLETDDLVITGKNFPAFGRQVDSEVIKMSDFVNALHPEDLPRIMEVIEDLIANRTSYEVNYRVVWPDGSVHHLSDRGIVQRDANGKAKLFCGVCWDVTHLERARGELESKVVKASAEIDAMAARWQAMSDCSPDFMMTLDRQGVFTYINRTAPGVTREQVIGVPMVDLATPGDALAIKSHLQATLDNGEMRQWETTFSYDGGVLDLLVRCGPLIIDDEIQGAVITSTDVSELRRTQRRLAHDEQLLRELWQLQEKERQLTALEIHDGFVQYVVGAQFALDAVRYRLQDENHPAVEDQTKGLEMLRSAITEARRTISRLRPLVIDDDGLAEALRYLAAEEADRYGFDVAIASEGEFDDLDPLLTGAMFRIVQEGISNVRRHSGVKHTDIMVRRAGDQIEIEISDDGKGFDLSKVSHERFGVRGIIERARLFGGSANIDSVIGAGTQIFVKLPTLARQTELHALQQSMSHE from the coding sequence GTGGATTCTCCAACTTCTGAACAAGTCATCGCCCAGTTCCAGGAGCGACTTCATCAGGCCGAGTCTCGCTGCGCCGAGCAAGATCGCGAGATTCAAGAGCTGCGTCAGCAGGTCACGTTGCTGCGCGGTGTGGCCGACAGTCTCCCCTGCTTCCTGTTCCAAACCAAAAACAAGGTGGACGGCAGCGAATTGGAGATGACTTACATCGGCCAAGGGATCCAACGGTTTGGCTATTCGCCGGAACAGGTTTATGGCCGGCCCGAGTTGATGGTCGAGATGATCCACCCGGACGATCGCGAGCGATATCACGCGATGGCCGACGCCTGCTTGAAGGACCCGAGTCTGCCGTTTGCGATTGACATGCGACTCGTCTCGCCGGATCAGCAGGTGAGTTGGGCCCGCATTCGCTCGAATGCACGTCAGCTTTCCGACGACTATCTGTCGTACAGCGGCATCTGCATCGACATCACCGAAGAAAAAGAGATCGAAGCGCGGCTGGCCGAGTCGCAACAGCAGGTCAAGCTGGCCCTGACGACGCCGGACATGGGGATCTACTTCTGGAATCTGGAAACCGACGACTTGGTGATCACCGGCAAGAACTTTCCGGCGTTCGGCCGTCAGGTCGACTCCGAAGTGATCAAGATGAGCGACTTCGTGAATGCGCTCCATCCCGAAGATCTGCCGCGCATCATGGAAGTCATCGAGGATCTGATCGCCAACCGGACTTCTTACGAGGTCAACTATCGCGTCGTCTGGCCGGACGGCTCGGTCCATCACCTCTCCGACCGCGGCATCGTGCAGCGCGATGCGAACGGTAAGGCGAAACTGTTCTGCGGCGTCTGTTGGGATGTGACTCACCTGGAAAGGGCCCGCGGCGAATTGGAATCAAAGGTCGTAAAGGCCAGCGCCGAGATCGACGCGATGGCTGCCCGATGGCAAGCGATGAGCGATTGCTCGCCTGACTTCATGATGACGCTTGACCGTCAGGGCGTCTTTACCTACATCAACCGCACAGCGCCAGGGGTCACGCGTGAGCAAGTGATTGGCGTCCCGATGGTCGATTTGGCCACCCCAGGCGACGCCTTGGCGATTAAATCGCACCTGCAGGCGACGCTCGACAATGGCGAAATGCGGCAATGGGAAACGACGTTTTCGTACGATGGGGGCGTGTTAGATCTGCTTGTTCGCTGCGGGCCGCTGATCATCGACGACGAAATCCAAGGCGCCGTGATCACGTCGACCGACGTCTCGGAGCTGCGACGCACGCAACGCCGATTGGCCCACGACGAACAACTGCTCCGCGAACTGTGGCAGTTGCAGGAGAAAGAGCGCCAGCTGACCGCGCTCGAGATTCATGACGGGTTCGTTCAGTACGTCGTCGGCGCCCAGTTCGCGCTCGACGCCGTTCGCTATCGACTGCAGGACGAAAATCATCCGGCGGTCGAAGATCAAACGAAAGGGCTCGAGATGCTCCGTTCGGCGATCACCGAAGCCCGCCGCACGATCAGCCGGTTGCGTCCGCTGGTGATTGATGACGACGGCCTGGCCGAAGCGCTGCGTTACCTGGCGGCCGAGGAAGCGGATCGCTATGGCTTTGACGTGGCGATTGCGTCAGAAGGAGAATTCGACGACCTCGATCCGCTGCTAACCGGCGCCATGTTCCGGATCGTCCAGGAAGGGATCTCCAACGTTCGTCGTCATAGCGGCGTCAAGCACACCGACATCATGGTCCGCCGCGCAGGAGATCAGATCGAAATCGAAATCTCCGACGACGGGAAAGGCTTCGATCTATCGAAGGTGTCGCACGAACGGTTCGGCGTCCGCGGCATCATCGAGCGGGCGCGACTATTCGGCGGGTCGGCGAACATCGACAGCGTGATCGGCGCCGGGACGCAGATCTTCGTGAAACTGCCGACGCTGGCGCGGCAGACCGAACTGCACGCGCTGCAACAATCGATGTCGCACGAGTAG
- the fba gene encoding class II fructose-bisphosphate aldolase (catalyzes the reversible aldol condensation of dihydroxyacetonephosphate and glyceraldehyde 3-phosphate in the Calvin cycle, glycolysis, and/or gluconeogenesis), with protein sequence MPLVTLRTLLDHAAENDYGVAAFNVNNMEQIQSIMEAAAETDSPVIVQASRGARAYSQDNYLRHLMLAAAELYPQIPIVMHQDHGNSPETCMSAVENGFTSVMMDGSLKEDGKTPADFDYNVAVTKKVVELAHSKGVGVEGELGCLGSLESGTGEAEDGHGAVGELSHDQLLTDPDEAAEFVKLTNVDALAVAIGTSHGAYKFTKKPTGEVLAMDRIEAIHKKLPNTHLVMHGSSSVPQELQDIINQYGGEMKQTFGVPVEEIQRGIKSGVRKINVDTDNRMAITGAIRKVLQEKPAEFDPRAYMKPAREAMKQVCIARMTAFGQAGQAAKMRDAKLF encoded by the coding sequence ATGCCTCTGGTTACGCTCCGCACCCTGCTCGATCACGCCGCCGAAAACGATTACGGCGTCGCCGCGTTCAACGTCAACAACATGGAGCAGATCCAATCGATCATGGAAGCTGCCGCCGAGACCGATTCTCCGGTCATCGTCCAAGCTTCGCGTGGCGCTCGCGCTTACTCGCAAGACAACTACCTGCGTCACCTGATGCTGGCCGCTGCGGAACTCTACCCGCAGATTCCGATCGTCATGCACCAGGACCACGGCAACAGCCCGGAAACCTGCATGAGCGCCGTCGAAAACGGCTTCACGTCGGTGATGATGGACGGTTCGCTGAAGGAAGATGGTAAGACTCCGGCCGACTTTGACTACAACGTCGCGGTCACCAAGAAGGTGGTCGAACTGGCTCACTCCAAGGGCGTTGGCGTCGAAGGCGAACTCGGTTGCTTGGGTTCGCTGGAAAGCGGCACCGGCGAAGCGGAAGATGGTCACGGCGCCGTCGGCGAACTGTCGCACGATCAGCTGTTGACCGATCCGGACGAAGCGGCCGAATTTGTGAAGCTGACCAATGTGGATGCGTTGGCCGTCGCGATCGGCACCAGCCATGGCGCTTACAAGTTCACCAAGAAGCCGACCGGCGAAGTCTTGGCGATGGACCGCATCGAAGCGATCCACAAGAAGTTGCCGAACACCCACCTGGTGATGCACGGCAGCTCGTCGGTTCCGCAAGAGCTGCAAGACATCATCAACCAGTACGGCGGCGAAATGAAGCAAACGTTCGGCGTGCCGGTCGAAGAAATTCAACGCGGCATCAAGAGCGGCGTTCGCAAGATCAACGTCGACACCGACAACCGCATGGCGATCACCGGCGCCATCCGCAAGGTCCTGCAAGAGAAGCCGGCGGAATTTGATCCCCGCGCTTACATGAAGCCGGCCCGCGAAGCGATGAAGCAAGTCTGCATCGCCCGCATGACCGCCTTCGGCCAAGCCGGCCAGGCCGCCAAGATGCGCGACGCCAAGCTGTTTTAA
- a CDS encoding SIR2 family NAD-dependent protein deacylase: MKYSILPSALVEPGGVRTCHDKRYNDGNAVFSSPRRSGNNMSEADDIAQVAKWLAASKSTVLFTGAGISTESGIPDFRSPGGVWTRYRTIYYDEFCRSASARREYWEQKAEAHTEFAAAAPNAGHQVLADWETRQIARGVITQNIDGLHQIAGNQNVLELHGTARAATCLDCSARFDIEPLVAEFRASGQVPLCPQCETGRLKHATVSFGQMLPTDVLEKAYDWCGEAELILAIGSSLIVTPAADLPVYVKRSGGRIVILNRDETGLDNIADVKLTGGIGATLSAINAALAGVI; this comes from the coding sequence TTGAAGTATAGCATTCTTCCGTCCGCCCTGGTCGAACCAGGCGGAGTCCGAACTTGTCACGACAAGCGGTACAATGATGGCAATGCGGTCTTCAGCAGTCCTCGCAGGAGTGGGAACAACATGAGCGAAGCGGACGACATCGCCCAAGTCGCCAAGTGGTTGGCGGCGTCCAAATCGACCGTCCTGTTTACCGGCGCCGGCATCAGCACCGAGAGCGGCATTCCCGACTTTCGTTCTCCCGGCGGCGTCTGGACGCGTTACCGGACGATCTACTACGACGAGTTCTGCCGCTCCGCATCGGCGCGGCGTGAGTACTGGGAGCAAAAGGCGGAAGCGCACACCGAGTTCGCCGCCGCTGCGCCCAACGCCGGACACCAGGTGTTGGCCGATTGGGAAACGCGGCAGATCGCTCGCGGCGTGATTACGCAAAACATCGACGGCTTGCACCAGATCGCCGGCAACCAGAACGTGCTGGAGTTGCACGGAACGGCGCGGGCGGCGACCTGCCTCGATTGCTCGGCCCGCTTTGATATCGAGCCGCTGGTCGCTGAGTTTCGCGCGAGCGGCCAGGTCCCACTCTGCCCCCAGTGCGAGACCGGGCGCTTAAAACATGCGACCGTATCGTTTGGCCAGATGTTGCCGACCGACGTGCTGGAAAAAGCGTACGATTGGTGCGGCGAGGCGGAGTTGATTTTGGCGATCGGCTCTTCGCTGATCGTCACTCCAGCGGCCGACTTGCCGGTCTACGTCAAGCGAAGCGGCGGCCGCATTGTGATTCTCAACCGCGACGAGACCGGTCTCGACAACATTGCCGACGTCAAACTGACCGGCGGCATCGGCGCCACGTTGTCGGCGATCAACGCGGCGTTAGCTGGCGTCATTTAA
- a CDS encoding basic secretory protein-like protein: MVEGIADYIRYWKYEAERPRYPLNRGRTKYTDGYNNTAAFLAFLT, from the coding sequence TTGGTCGAAGGCATCGCCGACTACATCCGCTACTGGAAGTACGAAGCGGAACGCCCCCGCTATCCGCTCAATCGCGGTCGCACCAAGTACACTGACGGCTACAACAACACCGCCGCGTTCCTCGCCTTCTTGACCTGA
- a CDS encoding S26 family signal peptidase yields the protein MQRLLTLGGLLAIAALAGGYFLAARQATYRVSGPSMAPALLGPHYEVVCPECGHAFAIDATRGPLPTATCDYCGAIAAVKTGEVIAGDAIQPKSGEIERLDLVMFPDPDDPAQQVVKRIVGLPGETIAGRDGDLWINGRRYQKSWEEFRRVAIPVFETTGLIEQSPPHLIKSADGSIAYHHQVHSQGIQLSGESPPLDDYPYNQGLPGKLRPIRDLGLVCQLQGDEAPLALAIIHRDGEWRRKFAADSAEKSLDVGLALCDGRLISNRGAPVSIDETELATCELAATPLRLSTGGNGGLGRFLVLRDIHYADFPETKVPAHAYYVLGDNVLASRDSREFGPISAKNVRGMVPASKPD from the coding sequence ATGCAACGGCTTTTGACACTGGGGGGACTCTTGGCGATCGCGGCTTTGGCCGGCGGGTACTTCCTTGCTGCGCGGCAGGCGACCTATCGCGTCAGCGGGCCGTCGATGGCGCCGGCTTTGTTGGGACCGCACTATGAAGTCGTTTGTCCTGAATGTGGACATGCCTTTGCGATCGATGCGACGCGCGGACCGCTGCCAACCGCCACGTGCGACTACTGCGGCGCGATTGCGGCGGTGAAGACCGGCGAAGTGATCGCTGGCGATGCGATCCAGCCCAAGTCGGGCGAGATCGAGCGGTTGGACTTGGTGATGTTTCCTGATCCAGACGATCCGGCGCAGCAGGTCGTCAAACGGATTGTTGGACTGCCGGGCGAAACGATCGCTGGTCGCGACGGCGACTTGTGGATCAACGGCCGGCGGTATCAAAAGTCGTGGGAAGAATTCCGCCGCGTCGCCATTCCGGTCTTTGAGACCACCGGGCTGATCGAGCAGTCGCCGCCCCACCTCATCAAGTCGGCGGACGGATCGATCGCGTATCATCACCAAGTGCACAGCCAGGGGATTCAGCTCTCCGGCGAGTCGCCGCCGCTGGATGACTATCCCTACAATCAAGGCCTGCCGGGCAAGCTGCGGCCGATTCGCGATCTCGGACTGGTTTGCCAGTTGCAAGGGGACGAGGCCCCGTTGGCGTTGGCGATCATCCATCGCGATGGGGAGTGGCGAAGAAAATTTGCCGCGGACTCGGCGGAGAAATCGCTCGACGTGGGGCTGGCCCTATGCGACGGCCGGCTGATCAGCAATCGCGGAGCCCCTGTATCGATCGACGAGACCGAGCTGGCGACGTGCGAACTGGCTGCGACTCCCCTTCGCTTAAGTACCGGGGGAAACGGGGGGTTGGGTCGATTTTTGGTCCTGCGGGACATTCATTACGCCGATTTTCCCGAAACCAAGGTACCTGCACACGCGTACTACGTTTTGGGGGATAATGTGCTGGCATCGCGAGATTCGCGAGAATTTGGCCCGATTTCGGCCAAAAACGTCCGGGGGATGGTCCCCGCTAGCAAGCCGGACTAA
- the lptB gene encoding LPS export ABC transporter ATP-binding protein — MRSEIMEELILSANDLEKVYGKRKVVDGVTFDVRRGEIVGLLGSNGAGKTTSFRMTCGMIEPNKGKVYLNGKNVTDWPMFKRCRDGGMGYLAQDSSVFRKLTVEQNLLGVMELLGMDGKTRRKRCDELLNRFDITHIRKSRAASLSGGERRRLEIARCLVSDPEIIMLDEPFTGIDPVTVDSIQVIIKELRQWGISILITDHQAEKTLEIIDRCYVVHRGKILCEGRPDEVVKHPDAIEYYFGNLHRAFDRPGAAA; from the coding sequence ATGCGCAGCGAGATCATGGAAGAGCTCATTCTCTCGGCTAACGACCTGGAAAAGGTCTACGGCAAACGCAAGGTGGTCGACGGAGTCACCTTTGACGTCCGTCGTGGCGAAATCGTCGGTTTGCTCGGCTCCAACGGCGCCGGCAAGACGACCAGTTTCCGCATGACCTGCGGCATGATCGAACCGAACAAGGGGAAGGTCTATCTCAACGGCAAGAACGTCACCGACTGGCCGATGTTCAAGCGTTGTCGCGATGGCGGGATGGGCTACTTGGCCCAAGACTCCAGCGTCTTCCGTAAGCTGACGGTCGAGCAGAACCTGTTGGGCGTGATGGAACTGCTGGGGATGGATGGCAAGACCCGCCGCAAACGGTGCGACGAGCTGCTCAACCGCTTTGACATCACCCACATTCGCAAGTCGCGAGCCGCTTCGCTTTCTGGCGGCGAACGTCGCCGGCTGGAGATCGCCCGCTGTCTGGTCTCCGATCCCGAAATCATCATGCTCGACGAACCATTTACCGGGATCGACCCGGTCACCGTCGATAGCATCCAGGTGATCATCAAAGAACTGCGGCAGTGGGGGATCTCGATCTTGATCACCGACCACCAGGCCGAAAAGACGCTGGAGATCATCGACCGCTGCTACGTTGTCCATCGCGGCAAGATCTTGTGCGAAGGTCGCCCGGACGAAGTGGTGAAGCATCCCGATGCGATCGAGTATTACTTCGGCAACTTGCACCGAGCGTTTGATCGCCCCGGCGCCGCTGCTTGA
- a CDS encoding cis-3-hydroxy-L-proline dehydratase, producing MKITSITVYQVDLPLHEGNYAWSEGKSVSVFDSTVVRIETDEGITGHGEVCPLGPVYLPAYAAGVRTGVAELAPQLIGDDPTELAKLNRKMDTLLKGHPYVKSAIDVACWDILGQAAGMPVCTLLGGRFGDDVVLYRAISQRPPAEMAENVAMYRGEGYRRFQLKVGGDPNEDIERIREAAEMLQPGDKLVADANTGWLKHEALRVVNAVRAVDVYIEQPCASYDDCRVVRERTALPFILDEVIDSVGRIAACATDRAADVVNLKISKLGGLTKARQARDLCVSLGIAMTIEDSWGGDIVTAAIAHLAHSTPTEFLFSSTDFNSYVTKSIADGAPQRISGRMAASTEPGLGVTPKLDVLGKPVAVYK from the coding sequence ATGAAGATCACGTCGATTACCGTCTATCAGGTTGATTTGCCGCTGCACGAAGGAAACTACGCCTGGAGCGAAGGCAAAAGCGTCTCGGTCTTTGACAGCACGGTCGTGCGCATCGAGACCGACGAAGGCATTACCGGCCATGGCGAGGTCTGCCCCTTGGGCCCGGTCTATTTGCCCGCCTATGCCGCCGGCGTACGGACTGGCGTCGCCGAACTGGCGCCGCAGTTGATCGGCGATGACCCGACCGAACTGGCCAAGCTGAACCGCAAGATGGATACCCTGCTGAAAGGGCACCCTTACGTCAAATCGGCGATCGACGTCGCCTGTTGGGACATCCTGGGGCAAGCGGCCGGCATGCCGGTCTGTACGCTCCTAGGCGGTCGCTTTGGCGACGATGTGGTGCTCTACCGGGCGATCTCGCAACGACCGCCGGCCGAGATGGCCGAGAACGTCGCCATGTATCGCGGCGAAGGTTATCGCCGCTTTCAGCTGAAGGTAGGTGGCGATCCGAACGAGGATATCGAACGCATCCGCGAGGCGGCCGAGATGCTGCAGCCTGGCGACAAGCTGGTCGCCGACGCCAACACCGGTTGGCTGAAGCACGAAGCGCTCCGCGTGGTAAACGCCGTTCGCGCCGTGGACGTTTACATCGAGCAGCCCTGCGCCTCGTACGACGATTGCCGCGTTGTGCGCGAGCGTACCGCCCTTCCCTTCATCTTGGACGAAGTGATCGATAGCGTTGGTCGCATTGCCGCCTGCGCCACCGATCGTGCCGCCGACGTCGTCAATCTGAAGATCAGCAAGCTGGGCGGATTGACCAAGGCTCGCCAGGCCCGCGACCTGTGCGTCTCGCTAGGGATCGCAATGACAATCGAAGATAGTTGGGGCGGCGACATCGTCACCGCCGCGATCGCCCATCTGGCCCACAGTACGCCAACCGAGTTCCTCTTCTCGTCGACCGACTTCAACAGCTACGTCACCAAAAGCATCGCCGACGGAGCGCCCCAGCGGATCAGCGGAAGAATGGCCGCGTCTACCGAGCCGGGATTGGGCGTCACGCCGAAGTTAGACGTGCTCGGCAAGCCAGTCGCCGTCTATAAGTAA
- a CDS encoding lipid-binding SYLF domain-containing protein: MHYAKLTLAALCAVALSAATTAHAQSLENQTVAQATSVLSDIMQIPAKGIPHKMLEDAQGLVIIPNMIKGGFVVGVRHGNGVVMVRDANTGGWTAPQFVSMTGGSVGWQVGVQSTDVILVFRTQNSVQNLLKGQFTLGVDAAAAAGPVGRQASAGTDLQLKSEIYSYNRSRGLFIGASLDGSALKMNPAATQAYYANGVPPAANELVATVLKYSAPVPAGQVVVQGQPQMKLTSPTPAIENVAEASEHLNQLQAETASASQRLAAVLDENWRQYLALPAEVYTPGRQPSPQAMATSLENFRRIMANPDYAQLTQRPDFRSLVALLEQYSAALAQPVGNSGLQLPPPPK; encoded by the coding sequence ATGCACTACGCAAAACTGACGCTAGCGGCTCTTTGTGCGGTCGCGCTGTCGGCCGCCACGACGGCCCACGCCCAATCGCTCGAAAATCAAACGGTCGCTCAGGCGACCAGCGTCCTGAGCGACATCATGCAGATCCCCGCCAAAGGGATTCCGCACAAGATGCTGGAAGACGCCCAAGGCCTGGTGATCATTCCGAACATGATCAAAGGGGGCTTCGTCGTCGGCGTACGGCATGGCAATGGCGTGGTAATGGTCCGCGACGCCAACACCGGCGGCTGGACCGCTCCGCAGTTCGTCAGCATGACCGGCGGCAGCGTCGGCTGGCAGGTCGGGGTCCAATCGACCGACGTCATCCTCGTCTTCCGCACTCAGAACAGCGTCCAAAACCTGCTTAAGGGGCAGTTCACGCTGGGCGTCGACGCCGCGGCGGCCGCTGGCCCGGTCGGTCGACAAGCTTCGGCCGGAACCGATCTGCAGCTGAAATCCGAGATCTACTCGTACAACCGCAGCCGCGGCCTGTTTATCGGCGCTTCGCTGGACGGCAGCGCCCTGAAGATGAACCCGGCCGCCACGCAGGCTTACTACGCCAATGGCGTTCCGCCGGCCGCCAACGAACTGGTCGCCACGGTCCTGAAGTACTCGGCCCCGGTTCCGGCGGGACAGGTCGTCGTGCAAGGACAGCCGCAGATGAAACTGACTTCGCCCACGCCGGCGATTGAAAACGTCGCCGAAGCTTCGGAACACCTGAACCAATTGCAGGCCGAGACCGCGTCGGCGTCGCAGCGTTTGGCGGCGGTTTTGGACGAAAACTGGCGCCAGTATCTCGCATTGCCGGCCGAGGTCTACACCCCCGGACGCCAACCTTCGCCCCAGGCGATGGCCACGTCGCTGGAGAACTTCCGCCGCATCATGGCCAACCCCGACTACGCTCAATTGACGCAGCGCCCCGATTTCCGCTCGTTGGTGGCGTTGCTCGAGCAGTATTCGGCGGCGCTGGCCCAACCGGTTGGCAACAGCGGGCTGCAACTTCCGCCTCCGCCGAAGTAA
- a CDS encoding protein-tyrosine phosphatase family protein yields MQELLRHRFWIANVVEARDLRRLHDLGAVAICDLAMEEPPIPLTRELIYCRIPILDGSGNSPATLKLAVATVVRLLDEQTPTLLFCSAGMSRSPSVAAIALAQVESRSPDEVLAELAERMPLQVSPHLWRDLLAVHAAG; encoded by the coding sequence ATGCAAGAACTCCTCCGCCATCGATTTTGGATCGCCAACGTCGTCGAAGCGCGCGACCTGCGGCGGTTACATGACCTGGGGGCCGTAGCGATTTGCGATCTGGCGATGGAAGAGCCGCCAATCCCTTTGACTCGCGAGCTGATCTACTGTCGCATTCCGATTCTGGATGGAAGTGGCAATTCGCCTGCGACGTTGAAGTTGGCCGTCGCCACGGTTGTGCGACTGTTAGACGAACAAACGCCGACTCTGCTGTTCTGCAGCGCTGGGATGAGTCGTTCCCCGTCGGTGGCGGCGATCGCCTTGGCACAGGTCGAATCGCGTTCTCCGGATGAGGTCTTGGCCGAGCTGGCCGAGCGAATGCCGCTGCAGGTTTCTCCGCATTTGTGGCGTGATCTCTTGGCGGTGCATGCCGCTGGGTGA